A single genomic interval of Natronolimnobius sp. AArcel1 harbors:
- a CDS encoding glycosyltransferase family 2 protein, whose product MPVVPWLVGKSGSARLARVGRGLQAVKWRPLALFLSALIPFGLLLDVMGPGVIAAIVVLTGLIGAYLLWSYVAVERIPKYMSLFGPRALAVSLVAYGVLIVALGWLEPSPMAFVHLGAVVLIFIYYWFIAFIAFFHDQIGHSTFEAGPPYPDVTVLIPAYNEEGYVGRTIQALLDAEYPTERLEIIAIDDGSTDDTYAEASTYAAVFEQVRVVSKENGGKYSALNYGLLFASSEIIVTVDADSIVAANALKRIVAPFRDDADIGAVASNVTIWNRDSLVTRCQQLEYTIGVNIYRRALDYFGIVMVVPGCLGAYRRDALDEVFAYDPDTLTEDFDVTMKVLRAGYRVTVSDARVYTEAPSTWADLHRQRLRWYRGNYMTILKHWPVVTDGSYGYLNRVALPFRLVEMFFVPAASFVVLAYIVWLALTGHLVTVLAVFVFFTSIVLLIAALGIQIEGEDWRLLVYSPLLVVGYKQFHDALNLRCMVDVLTDRDLDWTSAKRVEQTRSQDAERTSVSTQVLESE is encoded by the coding sequence ATGCCGGTCGTTCCGTGGCTCGTCGGGAAGAGTGGGTCCGCCCGACTCGCTCGCGTCGGTCGCGGCCTGCAAGCAGTCAAGTGGCGACCGCTCGCGTTGTTCCTCTCGGCGTTGATCCCCTTTGGGCTGCTACTCGACGTGATGGGGCCGGGCGTCATCGCGGCGATTGTGGTCCTCACCGGACTGATCGGGGCCTACCTGCTCTGGTCGTACGTCGCTGTCGAGCGCATTCCGAAATACATGAGCCTGTTCGGTCCACGGGCGCTCGCTGTCTCGCTCGTCGCCTACGGCGTCCTGATCGTCGCACTCGGCTGGCTCGAGCCCTCGCCAATGGCGTTCGTCCACCTCGGCGCGGTCGTGTTGATCTTTATCTACTACTGGTTCATCGCGTTCATCGCGTTCTTTCACGACCAAATTGGGCACTCGACGTTTGAGGCTGGCCCACCCTACCCCGACGTGACCGTCCTGATTCCCGCGTACAACGAGGAAGGCTACGTCGGCCGAACGATTCAGGCACTGCTGGACGCGGAGTACCCAACCGAGCGCCTCGAGATCATCGCCATCGACGACGGCAGCACTGACGACACTTACGCCGAAGCCAGCACCTACGCGGCCGTCTTCGAGCAGGTGCGTGTCGTCAGCAAGGAAAACGGCGGCAAGTACTCTGCACTGAACTACGGCCTGCTGTTCGCCTCGAGCGAGATCATCGTCACGGTCGACGCTGACAGCATCGTCGCTGCAAACGCCCTGAAACGCATCGTCGCGCCGTTTCGCGACGACGCCGATATCGGCGCGGTCGCAAGCAACGTCACGATCTGGAATCGCGATTCGCTGGTCACGCGCTGTCAGCAACTCGAGTACACGATTGGAGTGAACATCTACCGCCGAGCGCTCGATTACTTCGGCATCGTGATGGTCGTGCCCGGCTGTCTCGGTGCGTACCGCCGCGATGCCTTGGACGAGGTGTTTGCCTACGACCCTGACACGCTCACCGAGGACTTCGACGTGACGATGAAGGTGCTTCGGGCGGGCTACCGCGTTACGGTCAGCGACGCCCGCGTCTACACCGAAGCGCCCTCGACCTGGGCGGACCTCCATCGCCAGCGTCTGCGCTGGTACCGCGGCAACTACATGACGATCCTCAAACACTGGCCGGTCGTCACCGACGGCTCCTACGGCTACCTCAACCGAGTTGCCCTGCCGTTCCGACTGGTCGAGATGTTCTTCGTTCCGGCCGCGAGCTTCGTCGTCCTTGCCTACATCGTCTGGCTCGCGCTCACAGGGCATCTGGTGACCGTCCTCGCGGTGTTCGTCTTCTTTACGAGCATCGTGCTCCTGATCGCTGCACTCGGCATCCAGATCGAAGGCGAAGACTGGCGCTTGCTCGTCTACTCACCGCTGCTCGTTGTCGGCTACAAACAGTTCCACGACGCGCTCAACCTCCGATGTATGGTTGACGTCCTCACCGACCGCGACCTCGACTGGACCAGCGCGAAACGCGTTGAGCAGACGCGCTCGCAGGACGCTGAGCGCACCTCGGTCTCCACGCAGGTCCTCGAGTCGGAGTGA
- a CDS encoding DUF2334 domain-containing protein, whose product MSESSNSACERCQSDSVAPEHIVEHDCGHVAPSDAFTDRCVKCGREPADDTLRSVGTAAHCHACGHRTVTGLESGDPTVAEGPAPVTFPKLPSPDDHWAWVPERLLPQSGATRQVLTSILVVMVLIAGIAGAVSVTPFLEGEPEPVAVDQSWEEYDSVVIFRNDDIQPWYLSDELRAVNDVFIDEEVPVTLGIIPMVEGEAPLTDDEQTCEYLRSLEADYPGQFEMALHGYTHQPVTDFYGASEFGDLPADEQRERLAAGEEILADCVESPSSTFIPPMNTYDEDTVDALADANYTTVSGGEWFTADYYDEPGRFDEGGLLHVPENTAMENWSAYADEGAAADSGDTESAENATDVPLENLETLTDQFDASHADNDVQVVMFHYQYFTTDEDLELLESLIEHMNGEDVAFLTLEQFSLGLEEGVVEETDDGWRVLEPLSDSLEGSSTEVAADARTQSIVTDAIGAILRGVSR is encoded by the coding sequence ATGAGTGAGTCCTCGAACAGCGCGTGCGAGCGGTGTCAATCCGACTCGGTCGCGCCCGAACACATCGTCGAACACGACTGCGGACACGTCGCCCCCAGCGATGCGTTTACAGACCGCTGTGTCAAGTGTGGCCGCGAACCTGCCGACGACACGCTCCGATCCGTCGGGACTGCCGCCCACTGTCACGCTTGTGGCCACCGAACGGTAACTGGCCTCGAGTCGGGCGATCCGACCGTTGCGGAGGGTCCAGCGCCGGTGACGTTCCCGAAACTCCCCTCGCCGGATGACCACTGGGCGTGGGTACCAGAGCGTCTGCTCCCCCAATCCGGTGCGACCAGACAGGTGCTGACCTCGATACTGGTCGTGATGGTGCTCATCGCGGGCATCGCCGGCGCTGTCTCGGTCACGCCCTTCCTCGAGGGCGAACCCGAACCCGTCGCGGTCGATCAATCCTGGGAGGAGTACGACTCGGTCGTTATCTTCCGAAACGACGACATACAGCCATGGTACCTTTCCGATGAGCTTCGAGCGGTCAATGACGTATTCATCGACGAGGAGGTGCCGGTCACGCTCGGAATCATCCCAATGGTGGAGGGGGAAGCGCCCCTGACCGATGACGAGCAAACCTGTGAGTACCTCCGGTCGCTCGAGGCGGACTATCCCGGGCAGTTCGAGATGGCGTTGCACGGCTACACGCACCAACCCGTCACGGACTTCTACGGCGCGAGTGAGTTCGGCGACCTCCCGGCTGATGAGCAACGCGAGCGACTCGCCGCTGGTGAAGAGATTCTCGCTGACTGCGTGGAGTCACCTTCCTCGACGTTCATCCCGCCGATGAACACCTACGACGAGGACACTGTCGATGCCCTCGCGGACGCCAACTACACCACGGTGTCCGGCGGCGAGTGGTTCACCGCTGACTACTACGACGAACCCGGCCGATTCGATGAGGGCGGGCTGCTCCACGTCCCCGAAAACACGGCGATGGAGAACTGGAGCGCCTACGCAGATGAGGGCGCCGCAGCCGACTCCGGCGACACCGAGTCGGCGGAGAACGCAACCGACGTGCCACTCGAGAATCTCGAGACCCTGACTGACCAGTTCGACGCGTCTCACGCGGACAACGACGTCCAGGTCGTGATGTTTCACTACCAGTACTTCACGACCGACGAGGACCTCGAGCTGCTCGAGTCGCTCATCGAGCACATGAACGGCGAAGACGTCGCCTTCCTCACGCTCGAGCAGTTCTCCCTCGGCCTCGAAGAAGGTGTTGTCGAAGAAACTGACGACGGCTGGCGCGTTCTCGAGCCGCTTTCGGACTCGCTCGAGGGCAGTTCGACGGAGGTTGCGGCTGATGCGCGCACGCAGTCTATCGTCACCGACGCGATTGGGGCGATCCTGCGAGGTGTGAGCCGATGA
- a CDS encoding PAS domain S-box protein, translating into MRPIPTHPLSELAFSIGTVVDGSATTADVLATYRDHLECDAVAVYARTATPDGTVSYRRRAAVPSVPDSEPFRAALEHLPADADGDEDFRASLPIVDTVDGMEYWLLEIPDVGVLVLLEPAALSAETVDALEPLNERVGTFITHSAGQVASEFEPVGQPGQRHEPESYDQLRWIIDLFPQPVFVKDETGRYLVANDALADMFGMTIEDIEGATDDEVIASRTEVSRVQAHDMAVIEANKPIEITGERVTDAAGKRRVFDTTKVPYDTLDDGRRAILAVANDVTERRERERELERSRDFLEKVQESASIGAWEVDDAGETLRWEDEVSRIIGRSPEYEATVKEALAVIHPDDRSMIETAFETLMAEGTSFDREVRITTATDDVRWVRIRADPRHDDEGTYIGARGIVQDIHERKARELELEQLKERFERFAGAVRYGFTLIRPDYSEMLYQNPAAAEMYGVSAADLRDDPLAWLERVHPDDRERVANAFETDEPATLDGTQSLEFRIDHSDNGYRWLLIRSHAVLDDDGSVAHLASVTVDITERRRLEDELRASEQSLRRLVEIASDTKLSFEQKRSQLLALGCDHLGLPYGFLNRDDGDEWVLVDAVGTHPELQIGGPSPAARPCRQCSRSPKSIVAIEDIQTDETIAAGTTQPSFECYLGSTVLVDGESYGTLCFADDSPRAAEFTRSERAFVELLVQWLGYELTGQQVEHRLRELNETARHLMAAETPAEIAAVATESADDILEIPVTGIWDYNEQRDALVPRAMAAGEQTGVDELPTFERERDESAATNGHDGIVWEVFETGERLVRGESTTVLATESETMAIHSKLLLPLGTHGLLIAGSTEDTTFSETDRNLLEILAATVEAALDRAEHEQLLRTARADLERSNQQLEQFAYAASHDIKEPLRSAANYLTLFEELYEPGDTLDEDAFALLEQATAGTQRLRSMIDGLLQYSRIESVAEPTDPVEFDSVVDQATLNLAVRLDETDGTVTRDALPTVRGDNRLLVQLVQNLLDNGLKYHGGDHPQVHVALAADEPVSPDDVADATGGTRPETDCYHVRVEDNGKGMDPDAVSRAFDVFERHGRRDDDGTGMGLPLCQRIVEHHGGALSIDSELGVGTAVNLWLPAADS; encoded by the coding sequence ATGCGCCCGATTCCGACACACCCACTCTCCGAACTCGCGTTCTCGATCGGAACTGTGGTCGACGGCTCCGCGACCACGGCCGACGTGCTGGCGACCTATCGCGATCATCTCGAGTGTGACGCTGTTGCCGTGTACGCACGGACGGCGACCCCGGACGGGACCGTGAGCTACCGACGCCGGGCAGCAGTACCGTCCGTTCCGGACAGCGAGCCGTTCCGAGCCGCACTCGAGCACCTTCCGGCTGATGCAGACGGTGACGAGGACTTTCGGGCGTCACTGCCCATCGTCGACACCGTCGACGGGATGGAGTACTGGCTCCTCGAGATTCCTGACGTGGGCGTGTTGGTGTTGCTCGAACCAGCCGCATTGTCGGCCGAGACGGTTGATGCACTCGAGCCACTGAACGAACGCGTTGGCACATTCATCACGCACTCGGCCGGACAGGTGGCGAGTGAGTTCGAACCTGTGGGACAGCCGGGACAGCGCCACGAACCGGAGAGCTATGACCAGTTGCGCTGGATCATCGACCTGTTTCCCCAACCCGTATTCGTCAAGGACGAAACGGGGCGGTATCTGGTAGCGAACGACGCTCTCGCGGATATGTTCGGCATGACTATCGAGGATATTGAGGGGGCGACGGATGACGAAGTGATCGCCTCGCGAACCGAAGTGAGCCGGGTTCAGGCACACGATATGGCCGTCATCGAGGCGAACAAGCCAATCGAGATTACGGGCGAACGCGTCACGGATGCGGCGGGCAAACGGCGCGTCTTCGATACAACGAAAGTCCCCTACGACACCCTCGACGACGGTCGCCGCGCAATCCTTGCCGTCGCAAACGACGTGACCGAGCGCCGCGAACGCGAGCGAGAACTCGAGCGAAGCCGCGACTTCCTCGAGAAAGTACAGGAAAGTGCCTCGATCGGTGCCTGGGAAGTCGACGACGCTGGGGAGACACTCCGCTGGGAAGACGAAGTGTCACGGATCATTGGCCGTTCTCCCGAGTACGAAGCGACTGTCAAAGAGGCACTCGCGGTAATCCATCCCGATGATCGCTCGATGATCGAGACAGCGTTCGAGACGCTCATGGCCGAAGGAACATCGTTCGACCGCGAGGTACGTATCACTACGGCAACCGACGACGTTCGCTGGGTTCGCATTCGAGCCGATCCACGACACGACGACGAGGGAACGTATATTGGCGCACGAGGGATCGTCCAGGACATTCACGAGCGCAAAGCGCGCGAACTCGAACTCGAGCAGTTGAAAGAGCGATTCGAGCGCTTCGCTGGGGCCGTCAGATACGGTTTCACCCTGATCCGACCGGACTACTCCGAAATGCTGTATCAGAACCCTGCAGCCGCTGAGATGTATGGCGTTTCTGCGGCCGACCTTCGCGACGACCCGCTGGCGTGGCTTGAGCGCGTCCATCCCGACGACAGAGAGCGGGTGGCAAACGCCTTCGAAACGGACGAGCCAGCGACACTCGATGGGACGCAAAGCCTCGAGTTTCGGATCGACCACTCCGACAACGGCTACCGGTGGTTGTTGATCCGCTCGCATGCAGTGCTGGATGATGACGGATCGGTGGCCCACCTCGCGAGCGTGACGGTCGACATCACCGAGCGGCGGCGCCTCGAAGACGAACTTCGGGCGAGCGAGCAGTCACTGCGTCGACTCGTCGAAATCGCCTCGGATACGAAGCTGTCGTTCGAACAGAAGCGCTCGCAGTTGCTCGCACTCGGCTGTGACCACCTCGGGCTTCCCTACGGATTCTTGAATCGAGACGACGGTGACGAGTGGGTGCTCGTCGATGCGGTGGGGACACATCCTGAACTGCAGATTGGCGGTCCATCACCGGCCGCTCGTCCCTGTCGCCAGTGTTCTCGCAGCCCGAAGAGTATCGTCGCAATCGAGGATATCCAGACCGACGAAACCATCGCCGCGGGCACTACACAGCCATCGTTCGAGTGTTACCTCGGCTCTACCGTCCTCGTTGACGGCGAGTCTTATGGGACGCTCTGTTTTGCCGACGACTCACCGCGAGCGGCCGAGTTCACACGCAGCGAGCGAGCGTTCGTCGAACTGCTCGTCCAGTGGCTTGGCTACGAACTCACCGGACAGCAAGTCGAGCACCGACTCCGGGAACTCAACGAGACGGCACGACACCTAATGGCCGCCGAAACGCCGGCCGAAATCGCCGCTGTGGCTACCGAGAGCGCAGACGACATCCTCGAGATTCCCGTCACCGGGATCTGGGACTACAACGAACAACGAGACGCGCTTGTCCCTCGAGCGATGGCTGCCGGCGAACAGACAGGTGTCGATGAGTTACCGACGTTCGAGCGAGAACGAGACGAAAGCGCCGCGACAAACGGACACGACGGTATCGTCTGGGAGGTCTTCGAGACCGGCGAGCGACTCGTCCGCGGCGAGAGCACCACCGTGTTGGCGACGGAGAGCGAAACGATGGCGATACACTCCAAACTCCTGCTCCCACTTGGCACGCATGGCCTCCTGATCGCCGGCTCGACGGAAGACACGACGTTCTCCGAAACCGACCGTAACCTCCTCGAGATTCTCGCAGCGACGGTCGAAGCCGCACTCGACCGCGCCGAACACGAGCAACTCCTGCGAACGGCTCGAGCCGACCTCGAGCGCTCGAATCAACAACTCGAGCAGTTCGCGTACGCAGCCTCTCACGACATCAAAGAGCCGCTTCGTTCGGCGGCGAACTACCTCACGCTGTTCGAGGAACTCTACGAGCCTGGCGATACGCTTGACGAGGATGCGTTTGCCCTCCTCGAACAGGCAACCGCTGGAACCCAACGTCTGCGCTCGATGATCGACGGACTGTTACAGTACTCGCGGATCGAATCCGTCGCAGAGCCGACCGACCCCGTCGAGTTTGATTCGGTGGTCGATCAGGCCACGCTCAACCTTGCCGTTCGGCTGGACGAGACCGACGGGACGGTGACCCGAGATGCGCTTCCGACCGTCCGCGGCGACAACAGGCTGTTGGTCCAACTTGTACAGAATCTGCTCGATAACGGGTTGAAGTACCACGGCGGTGACCACCCGCAAGTCCACGTCGCACTCGCTGCGGACGAGCCAGTCTCGCCGGATGACGTTGCCGACGCGACCGGCGGCACTCGACCTGAGACCGACTGCTACCACGTTCGCGTCGAGGACAACGGTAAGGGAATGGACCCAGATGCCGTCTCGCGGGCGTTCGACGTATTCGAGCGCCACGGTCGACGAGACGACGACGGCACCGGTATGGGACTACCACTGTGTCAACGCATCGTCGAGCACCACGGCGGCGCACTCTCGATCGACTCGGAACTGGGCGTCGGAACGGCGGTAAACCTCTGGTTGCCGGCCGCAGACTCGTGA
- a CDS encoding winged helix-turn-helix transcriptional regulator, translating to MSETDPAESVARSLLGTKWKPRVIRALATNSRLGFGDLQHELEGISSKVLSANLEDLLGYGVITRDVVRENPRRVEYELTAAGHELDAILESMAEWDDRYVTGDGLPRVLLADDDPRLLEMYSLWLSADYDVVTARNGREALAHLDDSIAAAVLDRSMPELTGDEVAEAVAESGQQTPIAFLTSAQVAPEDVALPADRLLRKPVTRDELQAAVAEVRAVTDIAPIARAVDARRHRLEFVERFLGSSATRTDAYERAQEALEALEEQRAADLETRQPWRRYLAAGIARSVETDGDDDERSGESSDSDTDIDTG from the coding sequence ATGAGCGAGACGGACCCCGCAGAATCGGTCGCGCGATCGCTACTCGGCACCAAGTGGAAACCCCGTGTCATCCGCGCCCTCGCAACCAACTCGAGGCTGGGCTTTGGTGATCTCCAGCACGAACTCGAGGGCATCTCGAGTAAGGTTCTCTCAGCCAATCTTGAGGACTTGCTCGGCTACGGGGTCATCACGCGCGACGTGGTCCGCGAGAATCCCCGACGGGTCGAGTACGAACTCACCGCCGCCGGCCACGAATTAGACGCCATCCTCGAGTCGATGGCCGAGTGGGACGACCGTTACGTCACGGGTGACGGGCTGCCGCGTGTGTTGCTGGCCGACGACGACCCCCGGTTGCTCGAGATGTACTCGCTATGGCTGTCAGCGGACTACGACGTGGTAACCGCACGCAACGGCCGGGAAGCGCTGGCGCACCTCGACGACTCGATTGCCGCCGCAGTACTCGATCGAAGTATGCCCGAACTAACCGGCGATGAGGTCGCCGAAGCCGTCGCAGAGAGTGGCCAACAGACACCAATCGCGTTTCTCACGTCCGCACAGGTCGCTCCCGAAGATGTCGCACTGCCGGCAGACCGATTGCTTCGAAAGCCGGTGACCAGAGACGAACTACAGGCCGCAGTCGCCGAGGTCCGCGCCGTCACCGACATCGCACCCATCGCCCGAGCGGTCGACGCGCGCCGACACCGCCTCGAGTTCGTCGAGCGTTTTCTCGGTTCGAGTGCAACGAGGACCGACGCCTACGAACGCGCACAGGAAGCACTCGAGGCACTCGAAGAACAGCGAGCCGCCGACCTCGAAACGCGCCAGCCGTGGCGGCGATACCTGGCGGCCGGCATCGCTCGCAGCGTGGAGACCGACGGCGACGATGACGAACGCAGCGGTGAGAGTAGCGACAGCGACACTGACATAGACACTGGATAA
- a CDS encoding response regulator: MRGQTDATGDDTARSSRRETLPAVVYVEDSDDDAMMIETVATQTGCAATLERAHSVAAALEILEAIEAGEREQPNALLVDINLGDGTGFRVVRRARETFSRATLPIVVFSGSDSETDIEHAYAAGANLYVVKAMRFREFRRRLVSACRFLAATDNSVIET, from the coding sequence ATGCGAGGACAAACCGACGCGACAGGAGACGACACTGCACGCTCGAGTCGACGAGAAACGCTCCCGGCCGTCGTCTACGTCGAAGATAGTGACGACGATGCAATGATGATCGAAACGGTTGCCACGCAGACTGGTTGCGCCGCCACTCTCGAGCGTGCTCACAGCGTCGCGGCCGCACTCGAGATACTCGAGGCGATCGAAGCCGGCGAGCGCGAGCAGCCAAACGCGTTGCTCGTCGATATCAACCTCGGCGATGGCACGGGCTTTCGAGTGGTCCGCCGCGCCAGAGAGACGTTCTCGAGAGCGACACTACCAATCGTCGTCTTCAGCGGCTCCGACTCAGAGACGGATATCGAACACGCGTACGCTGCGGGGGCGAATCTGTACGTCGTCAAAGCAATGCGCTTTCGGGAGTTTCGCCGGCGACTGGTCAGTGCGTGTCGATTCCTCGCCGCGACAGACAACAGTGTGATCGAAACCTAA